Part of the Sulfurimonas hongkongensis genome is shown below.
GATAGAAGCTGCATTTATGGAGTATACAAATGTCGAAATTATAAATGCTATAAATGCAAAAGAAGCGTTAGAGCACTTAGAGCAAAAAAAGTTTGATGTGGTTCTTTTAGATATCAGTATGCCTATGATGGACGGCATAGAAGCCTTAAAAATTATCAAGCAAAATCCAAAACTAAAACTACTTCCCATCTTAATGGTAACTGCAAACACAGAGAGAGAAAGCGAGGCACTAAAACTAGGTGCTAGTGACTTCATAACTAAGCCCTACGACATAGAAGTACTTTGTGCTAGAACTCTAAATTATGCAAAACTAAACCGCTACCATGAGCAGATAATCAACCAAACTGAGATACTAGAGAGCCAAGTACAACTTAGAACCAAGGAGCTTCAAGAGGCACTAAAGCTCTCAAAAGAGGCTGAGTATGAGATCTCCATCAGACTCGGTCGTGCTAGTGAGTTTAGAGACTTAGAGACAGGCGGACATATAAAGCGGATGAGTCTTTACTCCGAGCTTTTAGCAAGACTTTACGGTTTAGATAAACAAGAGTGCGAACTTGTTCTCTATGCTGCGCCACTTCATGATATTGGTAAGGTT
Proteins encoded:
- a CDS encoding HD domain-containing phosphohydrolase gives rise to the protein MLDNFSILAVDDEPFNLDLIEAAFMEYTNVEIINAINAKEALEHLEQKKFDVVLLDISMPMMDGIEALKIIKQNPKLKLLPILMVTANTERESEALKLGASDFITKPYDIEVLCARTLNYAKLNRYHEQIINQTEILESQVQLRTKELQEALKLSKEAEYEISIRLGRASEFRDLETGGHIKRMSLYSELLARLYGLDKQECELVLYAAPLHDIGKVGIPDKILLKPGRFEPHEFEIMKQHSVIGAKILDGTQRFPVLNAGRIIALQHHEKWDGTGYPSGLSGKNIHLYARIITVADVFDALSSKRCYKEAMELDKVLSIMKKDSGTHFDPLLITLFLNNLDEFLKIKEKYKDEEFTDCDIKSLEERQ